The following are encoded together in the Pseudomonas sediminis genome:
- a CDS encoding DUF3142 domain-containing protein, whose translation MGTATQVLLVGLLLLAAGLPVQAARVDAAEHQAFWLWAGVTPQPVLAQARTLYMLQGQIDGPRRAGDPSARMQAQNPATPRLSEDIELWVVYRAHTLDWNEEVFALLLSQLQRWQRSGNRVSGVQIDFDAQTLRLDRYAAFLEDLRQRLPQQYRLSITGLLDWAGNADPAALNRLAGMVDEVVMQTYQGRHSIAGYQRYLPSIARLQLPFRIGLIQNGEWQAPDYLQSSPWFRGYVVFLLNPSEPATDAPATRH comes from the coding sequence GTGGGCACAGCGACTCAAGTACTACTGGTAGGCCTGCTCCTGCTGGCAGCCGGCCTGCCGGTGCAGGCCGCGCGCGTCGACGCCGCCGAGCATCAGGCCTTCTGGCTGTGGGCCGGCGTGACGCCACAGCCGGTGCTGGCCCAAGCCCGTACCCTATACATGCTGCAGGGGCAGATCGATGGTCCACGCCGCGCTGGCGATCCATCGGCGCGGATGCAGGCACAGAACCCAGCCACGCCCAGGCTGTCGGAGGATATCGAACTCTGGGTGGTGTATCGCGCGCATACCCTGGACTGGAACGAGGAAGTGTTCGCCCTGCTGCTGAGCCAATTGCAGCGCTGGCAGCGTTCCGGCAACCGGGTCAGCGGGGTGCAGATCGACTTCGATGCACAAACGCTGCGCCTGGATCGCTACGCCGCCTTCCTCGAAGACCTGCGCCAGCGCCTGCCACAGCAGTACCGCCTGAGTATCACCGGCCTGCTCGACTGGGCCGGTAATGCCGACCCGGCGGCGCTCAACCGTCTCGCCGGGATGGTCGATGAAGTGGTGATGCAGACATACCAGGGCCGCCACAGCATCGCTGGCTACCAGCGCTACCTGCCGAGCATCGCGCGGCTGCAGTTGCCGTTTCGCATCGGCCTGATACAAAACGGCGAATGGCAGGCGCCGGATTACCTGCAAAGCAGTCCCTGGTTCCGTGGCTATGTGGTATTTCTGCTGAACCCGAGCGAACCCGCAACCGACGCACCAGCCACCAGGCACTGA